The genomic segment CTTTTTTAGTTAATGAATTCAAATCAGTATTAGTTAGAGCTATTTTTGGAGGGTGTTTTTAGATTATGATGTAAAATATTAAAATCCTAACCTAAAATACACAACGTATTTTTATTTAAAATAGTATATTTGAAACCTAAATGAATATTACGTCTCAAATAAAGCAGCCTATTTTTAACGAGATGGAACTTTTCGAGAAAAAGTTCCATGAATCGATGACTTCGAAGGTTGCGTTATTAAACCGAATCACTTATTATATCGTAAACCGCAAGGGAAAACAAATGCGTCCGATGTTTGTTTTTCTTACTGCAAAAATGGTTTCTGGCGGTACTGTAAACGAAAGAACCTATCGCGGTGCTTCGGTAATTGAACTTATTCACACTGCAACTTTGGTTCACGATGACGTGGTTGATGACAGTAATCGCCGTCGCGGATTTTTCTCAATCAATGCGCTTTGGAAAAATAAAATTGCCGTTTTGGTTGGAGATTATTTATTGTCTAAAGGTTTATTGCTTTCTATAGATAATGGTGATTTCGATTTATTGAGAATCATTTCTGTTGCCGTTCGTGAAATGAGCGAAGGAGAATTGCTTCAAATAGAAAAAGCTCGCCGACTTGATATTACCGAAGATGTTTACTACGAAATCATCAGAAAAAAACAGCAACACTTATTGCGGCTTGTTGTGCGCTTGGCGCGAAAGCCGTAATTGAAGATGAAATTCAGGTTGAAAATATGCGAAAGTTTGGTGAACTAATCGGAATGGCATTTCAAATCAAAGATGATTTATTTGATTATAGCGAAGAAGCCATCGGAAAACCAACCGGAATCGATATTAAAGAGCAAAAAATGACTTTGCCTTTAATTCACGTTTTAAATACTTGTACTCCGCAGGAAAAAAAGTGGTTGATAAACTCCATCAAAAACCACAACAAAGACAAAAAACGCGTAAAAGAAGTTATTGCCTTTGTAAAAAATAATAATGGTTTGGCTTACGCCGAAAACAAAATGGTCGAATTCCAGCAGGAAGCGCTTTCTCTTTTAGAAAACTATCCAGATTCTGAGTTTAAATCAGCTCTTACTTTGATGGTGAATTATGTAATTGAGAGAAAGAAATAGTTTCTTTAATTAGAAAATCAGAAAATTTATTAATTAGATAATTGGTTTACTTTGTTGTAAATCAGTTATCTATTTTTGTTTTATTGGGATTTTGATTTTTTTTATTGAAAATTTTTCTCCCCATGCAACCATTTCAAAACTCTATGCGTCTATGCTAATAGAAGTCTGTTTCTAAAACCAAAACCAAACCGAAAGCGTATTAATGAAAATTATTCATTTACATCAAGAAGAAACCAAAATCATAAAGCTGGCTGTCGAAAACAATCGTCAGGCGCAGCAGCAGATTTACGGTAAATATTCTTCGAAAATGTTAAGCGTTTGCCGACAATATATAAAAGATATTCAGCTGGCAGAAGATGTAATGATAACCGCTTTTATGAAAGCCTTTACCAATCTGAAAAACTTTGAACACAAAGGAAGTTTCGAAGGCTGGATTCGGAGAATTATGGTTAACGAATGTATTTCGTATTTAAGAGTTCAGAAAAAAGTAAGTTTTGCCGAAGATGAATTTTTTACAGAAGAAAGTTTTAATGAAATCGACAGCCAGTTTACGGTAGAACAAATTCAGTTTTTAATTGATGCTCTGCCAGATGGTTATAAAATGGTTTTCAATTTATACGCCATCGAAGGATATAAACACAATGAAATTGCCAAGATGTTAGGAATTAATGAAGGAACATCGAAATCGCAATTATCGCACGCCAGGAAAATGCTGCAAACACAAATTACTATTTTAAAAAAACAAGATAATGGAACCGAATAATTTTGAAAAGGATTTCCGTGAAAAATTAAATCAACGCAAAATTGAACCTAGTGAAAAAGCCTGGGATCGATTAGACGCTATGTTGAGTATCGCCGAAGAAAAAAGCCAAAGAAAAATAAAAAATGGTTTTATATAGCTGCGAGTATTATTGGTTTTTTATTGGTTGGAACTTTCTTTTTCAATCAAAAGAAAAATTCAGTTGAAGTTGTTAAAAGTGTTGTAATCGAAGAAAATATTAAAACAAATTCTGTTACAAAACCAATCTTAAATAAAGCTGATTCAGTTCAGGCTGAAACAGTAATTGTTGAAAAAGCTTTGACAGAAACTTCAAATCAAAAATCAAATAAAAAAGAAAACAACTTTAATCAAACACTAAATAAAACTAGTAAAAATGAATCAAATCAAATAGAGGAG from the Flavobacterium sp. genome contains:
- a CDS encoding RNA polymerase sigma factor produces the protein MKIIHLHQEETKIIKLAVENNRQAQQQIYGKYSSKMLSVCRQYIKDIQLAEDVMITAFMKAFTNLKNFEHKGSFEGWIRRIMVNECISYLRVQKKVSFAEDEFFTEESFNEIDSQFTVEQIQFLIDALPDGYKMVFNLYAIEGYKHNEIAKMLGINEGTSKSQLSHARKMLQTQITILKKQDNGTE